In Thermococcus profundus, the genomic stretch GAAGTCTTCTAGCAACTCCAACCCAGCTTCCCTCCTTGAGTTTCCAAGCCTCAACCCATCTCAGCTCTCCATTTTCATCAACGGTTAGGAACTTGTGCTCCTTTGTTGCTTTTATCTCGAATCCCAACCGCGTTCTTATCTTGAGGCCTTTCTTCCTGTATTCTACCCTTTGAGGCTCTTTGAACCTGACAAGCTCAGTGCGGAATCCCCGAACACCTGCAATCATGTTTGAGTTCAAACGCCCTATTTCGACGGGCCCCTTCTCAGTCAGGATTTTTGAATCCCCGGAGACGCATACAACTGCCCTCAGCTCTCCCCTCTTCAGCTTCTCCTCGACGTCCAAGCGGACTTCCCTCGAAAGGCTCGAGTGATGGGCCTCTATTAGGCCTTCAAACTCTGGAAAACGCTTCTTCAGGTTAAAGGCAACCCTTTCCGCACCGCTCCTCGTGTTGGTGAAAATTAATGTCGTCCTGTGCTCCCTTATCAACTCCGCCAGGCGGTTGTAGAGGGCGTCGCTGAGAGCATTGGCGGGGGTGTAGATTAAATCCTCCACAACGCTCTCAACCCGTATCTCCGTCTGCTTGGCGAAGGAGACGTCAACTATTAAGCCAGATCTCGGGGTTCCGTCGTCGTTGAAGCCGAAGACGAACTTGGCAACCTCCTCAAGGGGGTGAATCGTCGCACTCAGGCCGATCCTCACGAACTCGTTCTCGGCCATCTCTTGAAGTCTCTCAATGCTCAGCGCGAGGTGAGAGCCGCGCTTGTTTTCAGCGAGCGCGTGAACCTCATCTATGATGACGTACCTAACCGTCTTCAGCCTCTCACCGAACTTGGGGGCGTTTAAAGCTATGGCAAGGCTTTCTGGTGTGGTTATCAAGATATGGGGCGGCTTCTTCACCATCTTGCTCTTCTCGTAGCTCGACGTGTCGCTCGTCCTTATACCAACGCGTATCTCAGGCAGTTCGTAGCCGAGCTCTTTAGCAACTTCATTTATCTCCGCCAAAGGGCCTTCAAGGTTCCTCTTGATGTCGTTGTTTAGGGCGCGGAGGGGTGAGACGTAGAGGACGTAGATTTTATCCTCAAGCTTGCCTTCCTTTCCGAGAAGGATAAGTTCGTTTATAGCGGAGAGGAAAGCGGAGAGAGTTTTTCCAGAACCCGTGGGGGAAGAGATGAGGACGTTCTCCCCCCTGTGGATTTCAAGGACCGCGTAGCGCTGGGGCGGGGTGAAAGTTCCAAACTTCCACTTAAACCACTCCCTAACCGGCTCACTCAGAACGGAGTATATCTCCTCGTCACTGTACTCCCTCTCGGCCCAGCGTATCATGGTCGGTACTTCTTAGGTTCGATTAAAAACTTTTTGGTTTCCAAAATCAAACCATACTGAGCCTCCTCAGGGCTTCCATGAGCTTCCCCAGCTCTCCAAAGTCAAGTACTTCACCCTCTAAGGGGACCATAACCCTGAGCTTTGATGTCTCGAACTTTTGAAGGAACGGAGAAACTATCTCCCTCGTCACGTCGTTCCCGTAGGCCCAAGGGCTGAAGGCCGGAAGGACTATCAGCTCCTCCCCAGCCAGAAATGCCGGAACCTTTACCGCGGCACCAACCTCGTCCCTCAGCCTTATAGCCGGATGCTCGTGGCCGATTATGAAGCGCTCCCCTTCCTCAAGCCTGTGGCCGTGGACAACTTTCCAGCCCGAGAGCTCGAGCTCATCAACTATCTCAACCCCAAGCTCCCTCAGCCATAGGATCCCGACGTCGTGATTGCCCCGCACGAGGATTATCTCATCCACAAGTCTGCTAATTCTCTCGAAGAACGCTCTGAGCTCCCGCATCTCCCTCTTCAGCGGGACGAAGGAGTGTTTGAGGTCGCCGTCTATGATGAGCCTTTTCGGCTTCTCCCTCTCAAGAAGGCTTTGAAGGGAGGAGATCATCTCGTCCAGGAGTTTGGGAATGTAGTGGCCCTCACTGACCATGGCTTCCTCAAAGCCTATGTGGAGATCCGCAACGACGAGGGCGTTCCCGGCTTTTAGGGCCTTCTCGGGGAGGAAAGTGAACTTCATGGGGGAAGAATGAAAATGCAGTTAAAAAAGATTACCTGCCCTATTTTGAGTACTCAGATTAACGTGTGGTTCAATTGGTGTTTTCCCGTATCTTTCTTCCAACTCCCAAGACGTTTATGTACTAACTTCAAAAGGCTGATAAATAGGAGTTTGAAGGTTTGAATTCTGCAAGTTAAATTATGGAATTATACCAGTTGAATTTATACATGTTTATGTAAAATATTTGTGGGATTTTGTACTCAGCTCACGCGAGAAATCCCTTTGTAGATCAACACACTAGAATGAGCTTTGAAATATCAATATTTACATTTTTGTATAGTAACTTTTTTAAAGCTACGGATTTATTGTCCGACGAAGTCTTCCTGAGGTGCACGAGAACGTGGAAGAAAACAATCGCCCTGCTCTTAGGGCTCTTGATCCTAGGTCTGACGGTCAGTAGCGCGAGCGCAGCAGCGAGCGTTGTCCATCCGATCGGATCCCAGGCCAACGGCAACATTAATGTTCCACCGGGAGTTAATCCAGGGATAAAGCCAGGGGACGGGATTCGACCTCAGGTCTGGTGGTTTTTCCTTGGCTTGATAGTTCTCGATTTTGCTGCCCATTGGCTCCTGGAACACTACGTCTCCCCAGACGTTGCTGCAGTCTACGATGCCGTGAGCACGCTTATTGAGCCAGAGAAAGTTGCAGAAAAACTGGGGGTTAAAGGGGCAAAACTGGGAATCAAAGTGATCAGCCACGATAAAGTGTTGATTGGTCTTTTCAAGGACAATAAGGTTGTCAAAAAGTTCACGTACGCGTCGAAGGGTATTGCAGAATGGGTTAAAGAGAAACTTGGAGAGGAGTACAGATTAAAGATCGTTGAGAAGTACGTTGTTAAAGATGGAGGGCTAAAAGATGGGAAAGACTTTGACGAGATAGCGGGAACCTTGAAGAAACTAAAAGAAGAGGAAAAGATGATAACTAACATTAATGCCATAAGGCTCATCGTTGATAGAGGATGGGACGTCAAAAAGCTTGAAAGGGTGCTTAGTGATGCAAAAAGCGTTAATAATGGAGGAAAAGACTTGGTAAGTAGCATCAACCGGGAACTAAAGGAATATGCAACCGGCAAGCGGAAAGACTTAGGAGGTCATTTATATGAGGCTGAAATCGTGAGCCATCTTAAACGAAGCGGGTGGGAAGTTGAAGAAGTTGGGAGACAAGTTATGACATCAAGTGGGAAAACGGAAATTGATATCATCGCGAACCAGGGGTCAGAAACCGTGTTAATAGAATGTAAAAGAGGCTTTGATGGAATAGATACAAGACAAATAACAAGACAGGCTGAATACGCCAAAAGTCACGGCATAAAAAAGATAAAGATATACTACGCTAGGGGACCATCATATCCACCGTTTTACACCCTCCAAGAACTCCGGGAGATTGAGTCCAAATATAACATCGAGATAAGCTTGGTTTATCGTACTTCAAACTTTAACTGAGCACCTTTTTAATATTTTTATAAAACTACTGACAGGGGGATGATCTTATGGGCGTTGATCACTACATGTACTTTGTCTTTGATGACGCTCCAGAGGAGGTAATCGAGTTTCTCGAAGAGACTTTTAGAGTAATGATGGATTCTCCTAAGACGGATTATTCAAACCGTGTGGTGAATTACCTGAAGAGGAAGGGGGTTCTCAAAAAGAACGTTCAATTAACCCATGAGGGGGTTGTGTTTCTTCAAGAACCGCTGAGGGTCGGCGATGGCGGAACCATCGAGGATGCGGATTTCAGACTCTATGAGGTATCTGGATATTCCGTTCTCGAACTCCACCCCAACCCGAGAAACTGGTGGCCAAACGTTAGAGATGTTGATTTGTTTAAATTCCTTGGAAAGTTCCTTAAGGAGGGAGCAGTCCTCGTAAGTGGGTACAGGGACGATATAAACCTGGAAGAGATCGGTTTTGGTGTCAACAGCAGGTACCTCCTGATTCAATGGCTGGTTGATATCGCACGAGAAGGCATTGTCCGCAAGATTCCTTCGGGGCTGACGATGGTTCGTAAAGGCTACGTGAAACTTGGTGAAGGCCTGTACGAGGTCTCGATACCCTGGCGTTCAAACAAGAGGGGATTCCTATTCGTAACAGAGTTGATAGACTACACCGTCCTATGGTTCCTTGGTAGCGTTGACTTTAACGATCCGGAGAACGTTTACGAGTCCCTCTGCGATCCTTGGCAACTATCCAACGACGTGACGATGCCAGTCATGCTGCCCCTGGAAACTGCTAGGAGGATAAGGCGAGAAGAGTTGGAGAAACTCGTAAAACGAATATTCAACGCTCACGTATCTGGGGACTACGAGTCCTCCCCGTGCGGAGAAATATGGAGGAATTAAAAGAAGCTGTCAGAAAGTGAAACATGAATGTTAGATTGGACTTCAATTGACGGGATGATATTGATGAGGGGGGAGTATTTTCTGGTTCCGAGCAGGCTCTTGCTTCTTTCCTTTACCCCGTTTAAAGACTACGAGGGGGTTATCCACTCCGGGGAGGGAGTGTTCCTCGTGGAGCCCCTTGGAGTTAAGGTTAGCGTCTTCGTCCCATATGGAAAGCACGCTGAAGAACTCTCAAAACTCGAAGGCAAGTACGTTGAAGTGATCATCGATCCACCGTACTTTGAAGCCTCAGGCCCCGTGAACGCTGAAGCGCCATCAATAACCCCGGAAACCCCCGCCTCACGGTATCTCCTAGTAGGCCTTTTCAATATCATCGAGCCCGAATGGGGACTCTTCGAGTGCGGGAACCTGAGGTTCCCAATTCGGGGACTGGTGGAAACTCAAAATGGGAAAAATTTCTTCGTGGGACATGACCTCAGGATAGAAGTTCCAGGGTGGGACGAATGGCCAGGGAGCTCAAAACCGGTGAAAATTGCTTGGATAAAGCTGAGAAAAGTAAGGCTCTATGGATACCTCCCAAAGAAATCCAAGGGGGTCAGAATATGGAGGTCATAACCAGCAGGCTCAGGTTGGTGTCTCTCTATCCGTTCAAGGACTTCCAGGGGGGGTTCCGTCCACTCCGGAAAAGCACTGTTCCTTGTAGAGCCGATGGGGAAAGTAATAGAGGTCTTCCTTCCCGAGCTGGAGGACGTTCTCAACCTCGTGGGGAGGGAGAACGGTTATGTGGATGTTGTGATCGATCCACCCTACTTTGAGGTCGTTGGGCCGGCACGCATTGAGGAACCCCTGATCCAAGAGGAGCCGAAGGTTAAGGAGTTTGGGCCCTCAACCTACCGCCTGATAGGACGTCTCAGGAGAACCCAGGGGGACTGTGGGGTCTTTGAGTGCGGGAACCTGGGGTTTGAAGTGTGCTTTCGTGGGGAGGGGGAGTGGGTAGAGCTGAAGAACGTGAGGTTCTACGGGTACATTGCGGAAACTTCCAAAAATGACCGGAGAAGATAAAGACCCGTGATCTAACTCAGCCAAGCCCTTCCAAAGTCCAGACAAAACAAATGAGGTGGTCTTATGAAGGAGATAACGCCCGTGCCCGTCCGAGGAATAGTCCTTTCCATTAGAATCAAGGATCTTCCGGAGTATCATGGCCTGCTCTCGGAGGAGTTCAGTGCCTTCATCCCCGATAAGGGGATCGTTCTCCCCTCGATAGAGAACACGGAGGAACCCCTCCACCCAGAGATCCTCGAATCCTACGAAAACCGCAAACCAGTTGAGTTCGTCCTCGAGCTGGTGCCAGAGGCCTTCAAAATAACCGAAGGCGAGGAGACGATCGAGTACGTTCATTATCATCCGACGAAGAGGTACTACGGCAGAAGGATAAGGGTCAACTGGAACATGATGAGGGGGTTCATAAGGTCGGAGATAAAACTTAGGGGAAAGATAACCCGGATCGGAAGGGAGTACTCAACTTCATTAAATCAGTATGGTGATTATGTGCTGGAAGTATTCCCTTTAGGGGTTCCGGTTTACGTGAAGCTACCTCCAAGAGAGTTCCGCAGGCTAAAACCCGGAGTTGGGGACGTTATAGAGGCCTCCGCCTTCTGGTTCTACAGCAGAGTGCCGGGTGATGAAAGCGTGAGGATTTGGGCGGTGAATGAGGGGGAGGGGTACTATGAGGGCAGTTGGTAAGGTCGCCTTCTTCGATGGAGAGCGGGCGTTGATACTCGTGAGGAGGTACCGCAGGCGGGGCATAAAGCGGGAAATGGCGGGCCGAAACCCATGGATTCCCATTCCCAGAGTTTATATTCCGGAGGAACTCAGGGAGAAGGTAGAGCTCCTCCACCGCACTGGAGAAGTCTTTGAGGTCGAGTTTGCTCTTAAAGGAGAGGTGACGGGGGCCGGTATGAAGGGGTATTACGGGTTGGGAGTGAGGTTTACCCGGGATGGTGTTGAGTACTGGGTGAATGGTTACTCGGTGAAGAATGGAGTGGTTGATGTTCTAGGTATACCATTTAGAGTCGAGGAAGTGCCGGAAATCGAGTGGGTGTACGCGAGGGGAAAGAAACTGGAACTTAGCGACATCCCCCAGGATCTGAAAAATGGAGAGGACACTTAGGGGTGAGCTGATGCTACGGAGTCTCCCCACTGGTTTATTTTCGATGAAAGTCCAAATATTCGAGAGGTTCGTTAGTCCGAAGTTCAAGATCGTGGAAAAACCATAATTTGAAGGAACCTCTCAGCAGACCAAGGGCCAGAATTTAATGTGCCGTTAATTTTCCATTTATTTTCTATGCGGTTCACAAAGAATGGTTAAGAAAAAGAAATGGCCGTTTAATCCAGCACCAGCTCAACCCAGTTCTCCCTTCCGAGCTTGTAGACGCGGACGAGGCCGCGCTCTTCGAGCCTCTTGAACATCCTCCATGCTGTCGTCTTCGGAAGGCCGAGTGCATCCCTGACCTTGGATTGCGGGGCCTTTCCTCCGTTCTCCATGAGGTATATCAGCGCTCCCCTCTCGTCGTCGTTGAGATCCGGGAGGGAGTCTATTTTCTCCCTGAATCTCTGAAGCGCGTCCGAGTTCGAACCGCTCTCGGCTTTTTCAGGAGCGCTTCGACGGCGCAGGTATAGGTAGGCAACCCCCACAATTACCAAGATGCCCACCAGGACACCTGCCAGCTTACCGGCCGAGGAACCGCCGGCTCCGCCACCGGGGGTCGTTGTGGTAGTTCCAGTGGATGA encodes the following:
- a CDS encoding PDDEXK family nuclease; translation: MSDEVFLRCTRTWKKTIALLLGLLILGLTVSSASAAASVVHPIGSQANGNINVPPGVNPGIKPGDGIRPQVWWFFLGLIVLDFAAHWLLEHYVSPDVAAVYDAVSTLIEPEKVAEKLGVKGAKLGIKVISHDKVLIGLFKDNKVVKKFTYASKGIAEWVKEKLGEEYRLKIVEKYVVKDGGLKDGKDFDEIAGTLKKLKEEEKMITNINAIRLIVDRGWDVKKLERVLSDAKSVNNGGKDLVSSINRELKEYATGKRKDLGGHLYEAEIVSHLKRSGWEVEEVGRQVMTSSGKTEIDIIANQGSETVLIECKRGFDGIDTRQITRQAEYAKSHGIKKIKIYYARGPSYPPFYTLQELREIESKYNIEISLVYRTSNFN
- a CDS encoding metallophosphoesterase, coding for MKFTFLPEKALKAGNALVVADLHIGFEEAMVSEGHYIPKLLDEMISSLQSLLEREKPKRLIIDGDLKHSFVPLKREMRELRAFFERISRLVDEIILVRGNHDVGILWLRELGVEIVDELELSGWKVVHGHRLEEGERFIIGHEHPAIRLRDEVGAAVKVPAFLAGEELIVLPAFSPWAYGNDVTREIVSPFLQKFETSKLRVMVPLEGEVLDFGELGKLMEALRRLSMV